A window of Cystobacter fuscus DSM 2262 genomic DNA:
CCCTGCTCGAGAGCAAGCTGCTCGCGGCCGCGCTGGTCGACTGGAAGCAGGGAGCCATCAGCTGGGAACAAGCCATCGAGCGCTACGAACGGGAAGCGCTCTCGGCCACCCGCTCCATGTTCCACGCCACGCTCGATCGGGTGAAGCGGGAGATCTACACCGAGCTGCCCTCCTGGGCGGCTCGGAGCGTGCTCCGGTGGACGATGACCGACAGCGAGTACATGCGGCGCTTCTCTCTTCTGCTCGCGCGCCGGATCGACCCGGAGGCGTGGGCCCCGCCGGGCGTTCTTCTCGGGGCCTTGGCGCGTGGCCTCACAGGCGATTTGCGTCGGCTCATCTCCAGCCCACGCGGCTGAGCGTGAACACATACAGAAGTCTTACGGGCGCGTCCGCGCGCGCACCATGCGCCGCACGGCCTCCACGAGTTCGGACTCCTTCAGGGCCGCGAAGCCCAGCCGCACGGCGGGCACGGGGCGCCCGTCGAAGCTGTAGGTGCTCCCCGGGGTGAAGACCACGCCTGCCTCCCGTCCCGCGCGGGCCCAGGCGTCGGCATCCACGTCCGGCGCACACGGTGCCCACAGGGCCATTCCCCCCGCGGGTGGCGAAACGGTGAGCGCCCCCGCCAGCTCCCGCTCGAGCGCCCCCACCAGGGCATCGCGCCGGTCCCGGTAGACGCCTCGGAGCTTGCGCACGTGGCGCTGCACCTCGCCCTCCTCCAACATCTCGGCCACGGCCAGCTCCACGGCGAAGTCTCCCTGCCGGTCCACCGCCTCGCGCACCCCGAGGGCGTGCTCCAGGAAGGGGCGTGGCGCGGCGAGGAAACCCAGGCGCAAACCGGGCGCCAGCACCTTGGACAGCGTGCCCACGTACAGCACCAGCCCGTCCCGATCCGCGCTCGCCAACGGCAGCACGGGGTGGCCGTCGTAGTGGAACTCGTGATCGTAATCGTCCTCGATGAGGGCCACGCGGTGGGCGCGCGCCCACGCCATCAACGCGAGCCGCCGCGCCGGGGAGAGCGTCACGGTGGTGGGGTAGTGGTGGTGGGGGGTGAGGTACACCGCGCGCACCGGCGTGCGCCGGGAGAGCGTCTCGAGCGCCTCCACGCGCAGTCCCTCGCCATCCACCGGGACGGGCGCGAGGCGGGCTCCGGCGAGCTGGAGCGCGTGCCAGGCGGGACGGTAGCCAATGGCCTCCACCGCCACGGTGTCCCCGGGGCGCAAGAGGGTGCGAGCCACGAGATCCAACGCCCCCTGACTGCCCCGGGTGATGACGAGCTCGTCCGCGTGGACGGCGAGCCCGCGCAGGGAGGAGAGCATCTCGGCGAGCGCGGCGCGCAGGCGCGGGTGACCGCGCGCGTCGCCGTAGCCGAGCAGCCGCTTGCCACCGATCTTCAACGCCCGGCGGTAGGCGCGCGCGAGGGCGGAGGAGGGCAGGAGCCGGACGTCGGGCTCACCTCCCACCATGACGAGCGCGCCGCGCGGGGACTCGAGGCGCTCGCGGCGAAGGGGGGAGGAGGCGGGGAGGGAGAAGCCCACCCGAGAGGGCATGGCCGCACGGGGGGCGCCAGTCGTAGCGCGGGCGGGCACGTCCGGCAGCGTGGGAGAAACGGAGGTGGCTCGCGCCGCCGAGGTGGTGACCCAGCCCTGCGTCGCCAGCTCCTGGTAGGCGGCGAGCACCGTGTTGCGGTGCACGCCCAGGGACTTGGCGAGGGTACGGCTCCCGGGCAGCGACGCGCCGGGCGGGAGCCGGCCGCGGCGGATGTCCTCTTCCAGTGCGCGGGCGATGCGCACGAAGAGGGGAGTCGGTGACGGCGCATGGAGGTCGAGCGTCAGGTCCCAGCCCTTCATGGGGAAGAGCCTGTACCAGGCGGCGGGCACTGGTCCATGGGAATTGGAGGAACTGGGCCTGTTGGACGGACCAGTTCGGAGTGATGAAAGGGTGCATGAACACACCGCCTCCCAGTGAACGCGGCACCGTCCGCCGGCTCCCGCAGCGCGCCTCCTACGAGGAGGCCGTCATCCACTCCATCCTCGATGAGGGCCTGGTGGCCCACGTGGGGGTGGCGGTGGAGGGCCAGCCGTATGTCATTCCCATGATCTACGGCCGCATCGGACGGCACCTGTACCTTCATGGCGCCTCGGTGAGCCGGCTGGCCCGGCAACTCGCCCAGGGCGTACCGGTCTGCCTCACGGTGACGTTGCTGGATGGCCTCGTCCTCGCGCGCTCCGCGTTCCACCACAGCGCGAACTACCGCTCCGTGGTGGCACTCGGCACGGCGGTGCTGGTGACGGACGACGAGGAGAAGACGCGGGCGCTCGAGGCCCTCACGGATCACGCCCTGCGCGGCCGCTGGGCCGAGGTGCGCCCACCCAACGCCCAGGAGAGGAAGGCGACGTCCGTGCTGCGGCTGCCCCTGGACGAGGCCTCGGCGAAGGTTCGCACCGGACCGCCTCGCGACGATGACGAGGATCTGCCACTGGAGTGTTGGGCGGGGGTGCTCCCGTTGCGCCTCCTGACGCTTCCACCCGAGCCCGCTCCGGATCTCCGCGAGGGCATCCATCCCTCTGCGGCCCTGCTCGAGTACCGCGTCAGGCAGGGGTCCTCGTGAAACCCGGATGAACCACCGGGTGGGACGAGCCGTCAGCGGCTCGCTGGGGCGGGAGCGGATGACTCGGGTCCTCGCCCACTGGCTCGCTGGGCGACCTGGGCCTCCGCCTGATGCGTGGGTGTATCCCCGTTCATCCATCAATCAACCATCGTCCCGGGGGCCTCGGTGACAGGGGCGGGCATTCGTGATTGCGTCGCCCGAGCGGTGCCGAATGACGAGCCCATCCCGGATTCCTGAGTTCTC
This region includes:
- a CDS encoding PLP-dependent aminotransferase family protein, whose product is MKGWDLTLDLHAPSPTPLFVRIARALEEDIRRGRLPPGASLPGSRTLAKSLGVHRNTVLAAYQELATQGWVTTSAARATSVSPTLPDVPARATTGAPRAAMPSRVGFSLPASSPLRRERLESPRGALVMVGGEPDVRLLPSSALARAYRRALKIGGKRLLGYGDARGHPRLRAALAEMLSSLRGLAVHADELVITRGSQGALDLVARTLLRPGDTVAVEAIGYRPAWHALQLAGARLAPVPVDGEGLRVEALETLSRRTPVRAVYLTPHHHYPTTVTLSPARRLALMAWARAHRVALIEDDYDHEFHYDGHPVLPLASADRDGLVLYVGTLSKVLAPGLRLGFLAAPRPFLEHALGVREAVDRQGDFAVELAVAEMLEEGEVQRHVRKLRGVYRDRRDALVGALERELAGALTVSPPAGGMALWAPCAPDVDADAWARAGREAGVVFTPGSTYSFDGRPVPAVRLGFAALKESELVEAVRRMVRARTRP
- a CDS encoding pyridoxamine 5'-phosphate oxidase family protein; the encoded protein is MNTPPPSERGTVRRLPQRASYEEAVIHSILDEGLVAHVGVAVEGQPYVIPMIYGRIGRHLYLHGASVSRLARQLAQGVPVCLTVTLLDGLVLARSAFHHSANYRSVVALGTAVLVTDDEEKTRALEALTDHALRGRWAEVRPPNAQERKATSVLRLPLDEASAKVRTGPPRDDDEDLPLECWAGVLPLRLLTLPPEPAPDLREGIHPSAALLEYRVRQGSS